From a single Microbacterium murale genomic region:
- the trxB gene encoding thioredoxin-disulfide reductase: MRQVIIIGSGPAGFTAAIYAARANLKPLLIASSVEVGGELMNTTEVENYPGFPEGIQGPELMAKFQEQAEKFGTEVVYDDVTSLELDGPVKKLTLGSGTTHEAATIIYATGSAYRKLGIEGEERLSGYGVSWCATCDGFFFREKNIAVVGGGDSAMEEATFLTRFADKVYIIHRKDSLRASKIMQERAFANEKIEFIWNTEVAEITGADSVNGVKLRNTIDGTTSELALDGLFVAIGNDPRTHLVHNKLELTPEGTIWVDGRSSRTSVPGVFAAGDVIDPTYRQAITAAGTGTVAALDAEHFLADFDDASVEFPAAEAAAIIA, encoded by the coding sequence ATGCGTCAGGTCATCATCATCGGTTCGGGTCCTGCCGGATTCACGGCTGCCATCTATGCGGCGCGCGCCAATCTGAAGCCCCTTCTCATCGCGAGTTCCGTCGAGGTCGGTGGCGAGCTGATGAACACCACCGAGGTCGAGAACTACCCTGGATTCCCCGAGGGCATCCAGGGGCCGGAACTGATGGCGAAGTTCCAGGAGCAGGCCGAGAAGTTCGGCACCGAAGTCGTCTACGACGACGTCACCTCCCTCGAGCTCGACGGTCCGGTCAAGAAGCTCACCCTCGGCAGCGGCACCACGCACGAGGCCGCCACGATCATCTACGCGACCGGCTCGGCATACCGCAAGCTCGGCATCGAGGGCGAAGAGCGTCTCTCCGGCTACGGCGTCTCCTGGTGCGCGACCTGCGACGGCTTCTTCTTCCGCGAGAAGAACATCGCGGTCGTCGGCGGCGGCGACTCGGCGATGGAGGAGGCGACCTTCCTCACCCGCTTCGCCGACAAGGTCTACATCATCCACCGCAAGGATTCGCTGCGTGCCTCGAAGATCATGCAGGAGCGCGCCTTCGCGAACGAGAAGATCGAGTTCATCTGGAACACCGAGGTCGCCGAGATCACGGGTGCCGACAGCGTCAACGGCGTGAAGCTCCGCAACACCATCGACGGCACGACCAGCGAACTCGCGCTCGACGGGCTGTTCGTCGCCATCGGCAACGACCCGCGCACGCACCTGGTCCACAACAAGCTCGAGCTCACTCCCGAAGGCACGATCTGGGTCGACGGACGCTCTTCGCGCACCTCGGTGCCCGGCGTCTTCGCTGCGGGCGACGTCATCGACCCGACCTACCGTCAGGCGATCACGGCAGCGGGCACCGGCACGGTTGCGGCGCTCGACGCCGAGCACTTCCTCGCGGATTTTGACGACGCCTCCGTGGAGTTCCCCGCGGCGGAGGCTGCGGCGATCATCGCCTGA
- the trxA gene encoding thioredoxin, whose translation MTAKVTSQATWDQDVLQAEGPVLVDFWAEWCGPCRMVAPVLDQIQSENPDKITIVKLNVDENPELAMKYQITSIPAMKVFQGGEVKTTIIGAKPKPALEKDLAAFIG comes from the coding sequence ATGACTGCCAAGGTAACGAGCCAGGCGACGTGGGACCAGGATGTGCTGCAGGCCGAAGGCCCCGTTCTGGTGGACTTCTGGGCTGAATGGTGTGGACCGTGTCGCATGGTCGCGCCGGTGCTCGACCAGATCCAGTCGGAGAACCCTGACAAGATCACGATCGTCAAGCTCAACGTCGACGAGAACCCCGAACTGGCCATGAAGTACCAGATCACGTCGATCCCGGCGATGAAGGTATTCCAGGGCGGCGAGGTCAAGACGACCATCATCGGCGCCAAGCCGAAGCCCGCGCTCGAGAAGGATCTCGCCGCGTTCATCGGTTGA
- a CDS encoding tryptophan synthase subunit alpha: MSEAVPRRASLEVLRAEAADELAVLIQERLLSGEDPWDFMEDLPSVDELVVYLLRADNIAANDGVRPNATRNYRVMRQIALEYPELTPAVWRLLGVETRHRKWDTTVADVQ, from the coding sequence ATGTCAGAAGCCGTTCCGCGCCGTGCCAGCCTCGAAGTTCTGAGGGCGGAGGCGGCCGACGAACTGGCTGTTCTCATCCAGGAGCGTCTGCTGAGCGGTGAGGACCCGTGGGACTTCATGGAAGATCTTCCCAGTGTCGACGAACTCGTGGTCTATCTGCTGCGCGCTGACAACATCGCAGCCAATGACGGGGTGCGCCCCAACGCGACGCGCAACTACCGCGTCATGCGCCAGATCGCACTCGAGTACCCGGAGTTGACGCCGGCTGTCTGGCGCCTGCTCGGCGTGGAGACGCGTCACCGCAAGTGGGATACCACCGTCGCCGACGTGCAGTGA